CATTATGCTGCTTTTTGTTCCATTTTCATTTCTTCAATCTCTGTAAAACACTTCATGGATAGCCACATGTTCAAATGGGCAAACAATGTAAAACCAAATAACGGAATAAACCCAGGGAAATAGATAAAGAAGTAATAGGTCGTCAAAGCTGTAACTACACTAATCACTAAATTTGCCGGGCGAAGAAACCCTATGAACAGCGCCTGTTTAATAGATTGAAAGATAGTTAATCGAAAGTGAACATACACAGGCAGCAGATAGACAAGCATAATAATAAAGGATAGAGAAGCTAAAACCATTACATAAGAGAGCAGATGGTAGACTTCCCCTTCAAACTGACGAAAAAATTGCAAGTCGAAATAGCAGAGCAGTCCAAGAAAGATAAGAATTACGGCAAGACCATTGGCCCGGAAGAATTC
This Halobacillus salinarum DNA region includes the following protein-coding sequences:
- a CDS encoding YesL family protein, yielding MQMGRLLTGVLAFCHWVTHFALLNLMWAGCTLLGGVIFGIGPSTVAMYSVTREVVTGDEEVKLFSHFWKTFRQEFFRANGLAVILIFLGLLCYFDLQFFRQFEGEVYHLLSYVMVLASLSFIIMLVYLLPVYVHFRLTIFQSIKQALFIGFLRPANLVISVVTALTTYYFFIYFPGFIPLFGFTLFAHLNMWLSMKCFTEIEEMKMEQKAA